A stretch of the Mycobacteroides immunogenum genome encodes the following:
- a CDS encoding Rv2732c family membrane protein — protein sequence MSDPESGKEDAEFEEFRRDIDAAEKKVAGEIDPGARAMVVAVLVFALLLTFVLPHTGHARGFDVLVNGAIADQESVRVPSRIFVWLAMIFGVGFSMLALLTRRWVLSWIALAGSFVASVIGMLAIWTRQTAGTGHPGPGIGLVIAWVAVILLTFHWARVVWSRTAVQLAAEQERREAAQRDQRTFLDDAFEDDEDRDK from the coding sequence ATGAGTGACCCGGAATCGGGCAAAGAAGACGCCGAGTTCGAGGAATTCCGCAGGGATATCGACGCGGCCGAAAAGAAGGTCGCCGGCGAAATCGATCCGGGTGCCCGCGCCATGGTGGTCGCGGTCCTGGTCTTCGCGCTGCTGTTGACCTTCGTGCTTCCGCACACCGGCCACGCCAGGGGCTTCGACGTTCTGGTCAACGGGGCGATCGCCGACCAGGAATCCGTGCGGGTGCCGTCCCGGATCTTTGTGTGGCTGGCGATGATCTTCGGAGTCGGGTTCTCCATGCTGGCGCTGCTCACGCGCCGTTGGGTGTTGTCCTGGATCGCGCTGGCGGGCTCATTTGTCGCCAGCGTCATCGGCATGTTGGCGATCTGGACGCGTCAGACCGCGGGAACGGGACACCCCGGCCCAGGGATCGGGCTGGTGATCGCCTGGGTTGCCGTCATTCTGCTGACGTTCCATTGGGCTCGCGTGGTGTGGTCACGCACCGCGGTGCAGCTGGCAGCCGAGCAGGAGCGCCGCGAGGCCGCCCAGCGCGATCAGCGCACCTTCCTCGACGACGCCTTCGAGGACGACGAGGACCGCGACAAGTAG
- the miaB gene encoding tRNA (N6-isopentenyl adenosine(37)-C2)-methylthiotransferase MiaB: MTSTATSEQLAVRTYQVRTYGCQMNVHDSERVSGLLDAAGYVKAPEGTDADIVIFNTCAVRENADNKLYGNISHLAPRKAANPNMQIAVGGCLAQKDREGMLTKAPWVDVVFGTHNIGSLPALLERARHNNEAQVEIVEALEHFPSALPATRESAYAAWVSISVGCNNTCTFCIVPSLRGKEIDRRPGDILGEVQALVDQGVLEVTLLGQNVNAYGINFADPDIPRDRGAFADLLRACGRIEGLERVRFTSPHPAEFTDDVIEAMAQTPNVCPQLHMPLQSGSDRVLKAMRRSYRSERFLSIIDKVRSAMPHAAITTDIIVGFPGETEEDFQQTLEVVARARFSSAFTFQYSIRPGTPAAELPDQLPKAVVQERYDRLIALQESITLAENQKQIGRMIEVLIATGEGRKDGETARMSGRARDGRLVHFRPHGQVDGVLRPGDVITVDVTGAAPHHLVADGGVLSHRRTRAGDAHEAGKKPSTPGIGLGMPGIGAPKTERIEVAGCGL; this comes from the coding sequence GTGACCAGTACCGCGACTTCCGAGCAGTTGGCGGTCCGGACGTACCAGGTCCGCACCTACGGCTGCCAGATGAATGTGCACGACTCCGAGCGGGTGTCGGGTCTGCTGGATGCGGCCGGATACGTCAAGGCTCCTGAGGGCACCGACGCCGACATTGTCATCTTCAACACGTGTGCGGTGCGTGAGAACGCCGACAACAAGCTGTACGGCAACATCAGCCACCTCGCACCACGCAAGGCTGCCAACCCGAACATGCAGATCGCCGTCGGTGGATGCCTTGCGCAGAAGGACCGCGAGGGCATGCTCACCAAGGCGCCCTGGGTCGACGTCGTGTTCGGCACGCACAACATCGGCTCGCTGCCCGCGCTGCTGGAGCGCGCACGCCACAACAACGAGGCTCAGGTCGAGATCGTCGAGGCCCTCGAGCACTTTCCGTCGGCACTGCCGGCGACCCGCGAATCGGCCTATGCCGCATGGGTGTCGATCTCCGTGGGCTGCAACAACACCTGCACTTTCTGCATCGTTCCCTCCTTGCGGGGCAAGGAGATCGACCGTCGGCCGGGTGACATCCTCGGTGAGGTGCAGGCGCTGGTAGACCAGGGCGTGCTCGAGGTCACGCTGCTCGGCCAGAACGTCAACGCCTACGGCATCAACTTCGCCGATCCCGATATCCCCAGGGACCGTGGCGCTTTCGCGGACCTGCTGCGGGCCTGCGGTCGCATCGAGGGGCTGGAACGGGTGCGGTTCACCTCGCCGCACCCCGCCGAGTTCACCGACGACGTCATCGAGGCGATGGCGCAAACCCCCAACGTCTGTCCTCAGCTGCACATGCCGCTGCAATCGGGTTCCGACCGCGTCCTCAAGGCGATGCGCCGCTCTTATCGGTCCGAGCGCTTCCTGTCGATCATCGACAAGGTGCGATCGGCGATGCCGCACGCGGCGATCACCACCGACATCATCGTCGGATTCCCGGGCGAGACCGAAGAGGACTTCCAGCAGACGCTCGAGGTGGTGGCTCGCGCACGCTTTTCCAGTGCCTTCACCTTCCAGTACTCGATCCGGCCGGGCACCCCGGCTGCGGAGCTTCCCGATCAACTGCCGAAAGCTGTTGTGCAGGAACGTTATGACCGGCTCATCGCGCTGCAGGAATCCATCACGCTTGCGGAGAATCAGAAGCAGATCGGTCGCATGATCGAAGTGCTGATCGCCACCGGAGAGGGACGTAAGGACGGCGAGACCGCCCGGATGAGCGGGCGTGCCCGGGACGGCCGTCTGGTGCATTTCCGGCCGCACGGCCAGGTGGATGGCGTCTTGCGGCCCGGCGATGTGATCACCGTCGACGTCACCGGTGCCGCGCCACACCACTTGGTCGCCGACGGGGGAGTGCTGAGCCACCGGCGTACCCGCGCTGGTGATGCGCACGAAGCCGGCAAGAAGCCCAGTACGCCGGGCATTGGCTTGGGAATGCCCGGAATCGGGGCCCCGAAGACGGAGCGGATTGAGGTTGCAGGGTGCGGGCTATGA
- a CDS encoding amino acid ABC transporter ATP-binding protein, which yields MISLEHVDKHFGDLHVLKDITLEIPRGQVVVILGPSGSGKSTLCRTINRLEPIDSGTIRIDGEVLPEEGRALAHLRAEVGMVFQSFNLFSHKTILDNVTLAPIKVRKHDKETARKRAIELLERVGIASQKDKYPAQLSGGQQQRVAIARSLAVGPKVMLFDEPTSALDPEMVNEVLDVMVSLAKEGMTMLVVTHEMGFARKAADRIIFMADGAIVEDSDPESFFTNPTSERAKDFLGKILGH from the coding sequence ATGATCTCCCTCGAGCATGTCGATAAGCATTTCGGCGACCTGCACGTGCTCAAGGACATCACCCTCGAAATTCCACGCGGCCAGGTCGTCGTCATCCTCGGCCCGTCAGGTTCCGGTAAATCGACGCTGTGTCGCACGATCAACCGCCTCGAGCCCATCGATAGCGGCACCATCCGGATCGACGGCGAGGTGCTGCCCGAGGAGGGCCGCGCGCTGGCGCACCTGCGCGCCGAGGTCGGCATGGTGTTCCAGTCGTTCAACCTGTTCTCACACAAGACGATCCTGGACAACGTGACGCTGGCACCCATCAAGGTGCGCAAACACGACAAAGAGACGGCACGCAAGCGCGCGATCGAACTGCTGGAGCGGGTCGGTATCGCCAGCCAGAAAGACAAATACCCCGCACAGTTGTCCGGTGGCCAGCAGCAACGCGTCGCGATCGCCCGGTCGCTGGCCGTGGGCCCCAAGGTCATGCTGTTCGACGAACCCACCTCCGCCCTCGACCCCGAGATGGTCAACGAGGTTCTGGACGTGATGGTCTCGCTGGCCAAGGAGGGCATGACCATGCTGGTCGTGACCCACGAGATGGGATTCGCGCGTAAGGCGGCCGACCGGATCATCTTCATGGCCGACGGGGCGATCGTCGAGGACTCCGATCCGGAGAGTTTTTTCACCAATCCGACGTCCGAACGCGCCAAGGATTTCCTCGGAAAGATCCTCGGGCATTGA
- a CDS encoding glutamate ABC transporter substrate-binding protein has product MSRHTALVVALAVLAALISSCGSTEPRQLLGSIRGGTVILGTKFDQPGVGLQHPDKKMSGFDVKISEYVVNAIADELGVAHPTIRWYETPSAQREQLIDNGTVDMIAGSYSVNYSRAQKVSFAGPYLITYQGLLVRKADDSLTKLDDLNRGKKLCSVSGSTPAQNVKNLLPGVQLQEFDSYSSCVEALRRGKVDALTTDETILAGYAKRYEGEFKLIQMNYELSKPLCIGSPKRQRHNGDPFSREVYGIGLAKGDTAAIEAIDRALDKMITTGAWDSDLREALGDSTITDWEKRAQGGTYGLRPDPSPAAIEKITGTKPVADPACEAA; this is encoded by the coding sequence ATGAGCCGGCACACCGCGCTAGTGGTAGCTCTGGCCGTGCTCGCCGCGCTGATCAGTTCGTGTGGCAGCACCGAGCCCCGACAACTGCTCGGGTCGATCCGCGGCGGCACCGTCATCCTTGGCACCAAGTTTGATCAGCCGGGTGTGGGCCTACAGCATCCCGACAAGAAGATGAGCGGCTTCGACGTCAAGATCTCCGAATACGTGGTCAACGCCATTGCCGACGAGCTGGGCGTGGCGCACCCAACCATCCGTTGGTACGAGACCCCGTCCGCGCAGCGCGAACAACTGATCGACAACGGCACCGTGGACATGATCGCGGGCAGCTATTCGGTCAACTACAGTCGCGCCCAGAAGGTTTCATTCGCCGGCCCGTATCTCATCACCTATCAGGGGCTCCTGGTGCGCAAGGCCGACGATTCGCTGACCAAGCTGGATGACCTGAACCGCGGCAAGAAACTGTGCTCGGTGTCCGGCTCGACACCGGCGCAGAACGTCAAGAACCTGTTACCAGGCGTCCAGTTGCAAGAGTTCGACTCGTACTCCTCGTGCGTCGAGGCGTTGCGGCGCGGCAAGGTCGACGCGCTGACCACCGACGAGACGATCCTGGCCGGATACGCCAAGCGCTACGAGGGTGAGTTCAAGCTGATTCAGATGAACTACGAGCTGAGCAAGCCGCTGTGTATCGGAAGCCCTAAGCGGCAGAGGCACAATGGCGACCCTTTCTCCCGGGAGGTGTACGGGATCGGGCTGGCCAAGGGCGACACCGCAGCCATCGAAGCCATCGATCGCGCACTGGACAAGATGATCACCACCGGGGCATGGGATAGCGACCTACGGGAAGCCCTCGGAGACAGCACAATCACCGATTGGGAGAAGCGCGCCCAGGGCGGCACCTACGGGTTACGACCCGACCCCTCACCCGCTGCGATCGAGAAGATCACCGGCACCAAGCCTGTCGCCGATCCGGCATGTGAGGCCGCATGA
- a CDS encoding amino acid ABC transporter permease produces the protein MSALWASMGPQLWPAFWTTLKLTFFSAVGSLVWGTVLAEFRVSPVPVMRIFGTWYVNLVRNTPLTLIILFCSVGLYQNLGIALAPENSNFIRNNNFWLSVLGFSLYTATFVCETLRSGFNTVPLGQAEAARSLGLPFWRVFTLIVLPQAMRSVLAPLGSVLIALVKNTSIASAIGVAEAALLMRSEIELFADQIVWIFLIIAAGYMVITLTIGLSFGYFAKRLAVKR, from the coding sequence ATGAGCGCGCTGTGGGCGAGCATGGGACCGCAGCTGTGGCCCGCCTTCTGGACCACCCTGAAACTGACGTTCTTCTCCGCGGTGGGCTCCCTGGTATGGGGCACCGTCCTCGCCGAATTCCGGGTGTCACCGGTGCCGGTCATGCGGATCTTCGGCACCTGGTACGTCAACCTGGTCCGCAATACGCCGCTGACCCTGATCATTCTGTTCTGCTCGGTGGGGCTTTACCAGAACCTCGGTATCGCATTGGCGCCCGAGAACTCCAACTTCATCAGAAACAACAACTTCTGGCTGTCGGTTCTCGGATTCTCCCTGTACACGGCGACTTTCGTGTGTGAAACGCTGCGCTCGGGCTTCAACACCGTGCCGCTGGGCCAGGCCGAGGCAGCCCGGTCCCTCGGGTTGCCGTTCTGGCGGGTCTTTACCCTCATCGTGCTGCCGCAGGCCATGCGGTCGGTCTTGGCCCCGCTGGGCAGCGTGCTGATCGCGCTCGTGAAGAACACCTCGATAGCCTCGGCGATCGGTGTCGCCGAGGCCGCCCTGCTGATGCGTTCGGAGATCGAGCTGTTCGCCGATCAGATCGTCTGGATCTTCCTCATCATCGCGGCGGGGTACATGGTGATCACGCTGACTATCGGACTGTCATTCGGATACTTCGCAAAGCGGCTGGCGGTGAAGCGATGA